TACCTGGTAAAAAAAGCGAAGATCATCATTTAGGAATGACTCCTCAAAGTCATTACTAAATAATTTTTTTATATTTTTTTTAAACAATTCTTTTAAAAAAGAATATATGATTAAATATTATTTTTTAACCATAGTAATTAATGTTCCATCAATTACACAATCAAAATCGATTTTATCTAACCATCCGTTTTCTGAAAACATGTTCATGAAGCAAACACCAAAAATTTGACCGTCGTCATTTAAGATTTCACTAATCAATTTTTTCACGTCTTCCACATCA
Above is a genomic segment from Methanobrevibacter sp. containing:
- a CDS encoding DUF2124 family protein; amino-acid sequence: MEDVKKLISEILNDDGQIFGVCFMNMFSENGWLDKIDFDCVIDGTLITMVKK